The window AAGGTGATAGCGATATTCACGATACTGATTGCTAGCATCTTGGGCATCTCCTCCCCCATACTTCTACAAGGCATGCCACTATTTAAACCAGATGGAAAAGTGTTCGTCCTGGTGAAAGCATTTGCATCGGGTGTTATCCTGGCCACCGGCTACGTCCACGTGCTGCCGGATTCATTTGAGTGCTTGACTTCTCCATGTCTGCCGGACTATCCATGGAGCAAATTCCCATTCACAACGTTCATAGCCATGGTCGCAGCCGTTTTAACACTGATGATGGACTCTTTTGCGATGAGTTATTATAGGAAACATGGTATGAGTGAAGTGGAATGCGAGCATGGGAATCAAATAGAGCATGGACATGGGCATTCACGTGGAGTTGGTGTGAAGAAGCTTGATGAAGAGGCCTCAAAATTGTTGAGATACCAAATTATTGCTCAGGTATGATGATTCAAACATGCATATAGCAAACCACAGCAAAAATGGTAATAGTAATGGTAATAATTTATAAGTAGAAAGGTTTAAGATTTCATAGAATTGATGGGTGCAGGTACTGGAACTAGGGATTGTGGTGCACTCAGTGGTGATTGGGCTTTCAATGGGGGCCTCTCAAAATGCAGGTACGATCAGGCCCCTCATTGCTGCTATTTGTTTCCATCAATTGTTTGAAGGAGTGGGTCTTGGTGGATGCTTATTACAGGTGAGGATTGATCGATTTCTACATCAAAACCACCCATACGCTTttcaatattaatattaatttcatcACCATCTCCATCCCCAGGCTGAATACAAGGCCAAGATGAAGGCCATCATGGTGTTTTTCTTCTCGGTCACCACCCCCTTTGGGATCGCGCTGGGAATCGGCCTATCACATGTGTACAGTGACAACAGCCCTGCGTCTCTGATTGTGGTTGGAGTACTGAATGCAACATCAGGTGGACTACTGAATTACATGGCGTTGGTGGACCTGCTGGCCGCTGATTTCATGGGCACCAAATTGCAATCAAACATGAAGCTTCAAATGTGGGCATTCATCGCTGTGTTATTGGGTGTGAGTGGGATGTCCTTGATGGCAAAATGGGCCTAAAATACCCTAATCTTTTTGGCTATCTTATTCGTTAAGGGGCCTACATATTCAATTCACCAATTACTTGCAACAATAATTTGTCTTCAGTTCCTTCCCTCAATTCattagttttttctttcctttttcggTGAATACGATAACCAAGAAACTACTCTCCCATGCGTCGAATATAATCGTCATGCCGATCATATTTGATCTATTTCAAATAGATAACtatcataaaatagaaaaaagaaaatttctatgaTAGAAAATCCTCTTTAATTCTTAATTGGTTAATAATAATTATGCACATGATCATTGGAGGAGTCAGCATTTTGCGGGAGCAATCTTTAATTGTAGATACATTTagaatctatattttttttccttagttaGATTTAACATTTGGCTTTAGTCAAGTGGTCTAGAGTTTTAATCTAGCTCCTAGCCATTACACATAATATTACCAacgtttttatctatttttattaaaataaaataaaaacgttttagttttatttatttttattaaaattgaataaggaccataaaaataaaagatattaaaaatataattaatctaAAAACATATaagctaaatatataaaaataaaatattaatttctactacaaattaatttctttctcttttgtttattttttttcctcttgtatatatattttttctaactCTCGGAGCAAGTTTTTTCTATATCTAATTCTCTTATTAC of the Vitis vinifera cultivar Pinot Noir 40024 chromosome 10, ASM3070453v1 genome contains:
- the LOC100242590 gene encoding fe(2+) transport protein 1, encoding MASLKNLGALTLLLLLLSLTVQTWGKEDADGAGSECRVAKEVSEEKASALKLKVIAIFTILIASILGISSPILLQGMPLFKPDGKVFVLVKAFASGVILATGYVHVLPDSFECLTSPCLPDYPWSKFPFTTFIAMVAAVLTLMMDSFAMSYYRKHGMSEVECEHGNQIEHGHGHSRGVGVKKLDEEASKLLRYQIIAQVLELGIVVHSVVIGLSMGASQNAGTIRPLIAAICFHQLFEGVGLGGCLLQAEYKAKMKAIMVFFFSVTTPFGIALGIGLSHVYSDNSPASLIVVGVLNATSGGLLNYMALVDLLAADFMGTKLQSNMKLQMWAFIAVLLGVSGMSLMAKWA